One genomic segment of Cellulophaga sp. HaHaR_3_176 includes these proteins:
- a CDS encoding nucleoid-associated protein, translated as MINLYATQIETISLHRVGNKNKGEAIFLSENSHALNDETTGLLKEYFFKPFREKEENYFNFANEVDVEFNEMFKIVSDVFSDPDSLHANSKKIASYLYEQSNHPHIKSGEVYIAYLNGVLLDNVKVNAIGIFKSELKHDFIQFEENGSNINIVVQQGININKLDKGCLIFDTEKEAGYKVLSVDSNRYDTKYWLEEFLGVEALSDDNFKTKNYLKFCQNFAKDVVLPAEDKQQEVLFMNRAVNHFAKNDSFEESNFLNEVMENPDLIPEFKHYKTEKGPKYSVEDVSTFDIANKAVSDARKKIKNVINLDTNIQIKLDFINPESAEKFVEKGWDEEKQMYYYLVYFNKEQKS; from the coding sequence ATGATCAATTTATACGCTACTCAAATAGAAACAATTTCACTACACAGAGTAGGAAATAAAAATAAAGGTGAAGCAATTTTCTTGTCTGAAAACTCACATGCTTTAAATGATGAAACAACAGGTTTATTAAAAGAATATTTCTTTAAGCCTTTTAGAGAAAAAGAAGAAAACTATTTCAATTTTGCAAATGAGGTAGATGTAGAGTTTAACGAAATGTTTAAAATTGTTTCTGATGTTTTTTCAGATCCAGATAGCTTACACGCTAACTCAAAAAAAATTGCAAGTTACTTATACGAACAATCTAACCACCCACACATTAAAAGTGGCGAGGTTTATATTGCCTATTTAAATGGTGTTTTACTAGATAATGTAAAGGTAAATGCTATCGGTATTTTTAAAAGTGAATTAAAACACGATTTTATTCAGTTTGAAGAAAATGGAAGCAATATTAATATTGTTGTTCAACAAGGCATCAACATAAATAAATTAGATAAAGGTTGCTTAATTTTTGATACGGAAAAAGAAGCCGGCTACAAAGTATTATCTGTCGATAGTAACAGGTATGATACCAAATATTGGTTAGAAGAATTTTTAGGTGTCGAAGCACTTTCTGATGACAATTTTAAAACTAAAAACTATTTAAAATTCTGTCAAAACTTTGCTAAAGATGTTGTTTTACCTGCTGAAGATAAGCAGCAAGAGGTTTTGTTTATGAACCGCGCTGTTAACCATTTTGCTAAAAACGATTCTTTTGAAGAAAGTAATTTTTTAAATGAGGTTATGGAAAACCCCGATTTAATTCCTGAATTCAAACATTATAAAACTGAAAAAGGACCAAAATATAGCGTAGAAGATGTTTCTACTTTTGATATCGCAAACAAAGCAGTTTCTGATGCCAGAAAAAAAATTAAAAACGTAATAAACCTAGATACAAACATTCAGATAAAACTTGATTTTATAAATCCAGAATCAGCTGAAAAATTTGTAGAAAAGGGTTGGGATGAAGAAAAGCAAATGTATTACTACTTAGTATACTTTAACAAAGAGCAAAAAAGCTAA